A region of Candidatus Methylacidiphilales bacterium DNA encodes the following proteins:
- a CDS encoding Gfo/Idh/MocA family oxidoreductase has product MRLSTARPEVNANGVGLNGSAPVRMGMLGLNFGEGVARHIRRSVPHIELVSLCDQNQEKAGQLAKEFRLDHARDLDVLLEDPRIEAIGVFTGPLGRASLISRIIAAGRHVMTTKPFETDVVAAARVLDEARERGLTIHLNSPTPVPAVDVNQILTWVAEFDLGRPVSMQASTWARYREQANGTWYDDPALCPVAPILRLGIYFLNDFLPLLGTPSRVHVLQSRMFTGRPTVDHAQAGIEFTNGATASVMASFCVGDGKPYQDEVVLNYEHGTIRRRMVRLDAPDMGEDYAVLELQSPNGMARFQTPPGAYAGWYQWQAFARAVRGEPGVPPQNRDGVLYGLQLLAAIARAGRTGQTENVEIPARPAYIYS; this is encoded by the coding sequence ATGAGACTTTCGACCGCGAGGCCCGAGGTGAACGCCAACGGGGTCGGCCTAAACGGGTCCGCTCCGGTTCGGATGGGGATGCTTGGGTTGAACTTTGGTGAAGGCGTGGCTCGCCACATCCGACGCTCGGTTCCCCACATTGAACTGGTCAGCCTTTGTGACCAGAACCAGGAAAAGGCCGGGCAGTTGGCCAAAGAATTCCGCTTGGATCATGCGCGGGATCTGGATGTGCTGTTGGAAGATCCCCGGATCGAAGCCATCGGGGTATTCACCGGACCGCTCGGGCGGGCCTCGTTGATCTCGCGCATCATCGCCGCCGGCCGTCATGTCATGACGACCAAACCGTTCGAGACCGACGTGGTCGCCGCGGCCCGCGTATTGGACGAGGCCCGCGAACGGGGTCTGACCATCCATCTCAATTCCCCCACGCCCGTGCCGGCGGTCGATGTGAACCAGATTCTAACCTGGGTGGCCGAGTTCGATTTGGGGCGGCCGGTTTCCATGCAGGCCTCGACCTGGGCCCGGTACCGGGAGCAGGCCAACGGCACCTGGTACGACGATCCCGCGCTTTGCCCGGTGGCCCCCATCCTCCGCTTGGGCATCTATTTTCTGAACGATTTCCTGCCCCTGCTCGGCACTCCCTCACGTGTCCATGTGCTGCAATCGCGGATGTTCACCGGCAGGCCCACGGTGGACCATGCCCAGGCCGGCATTGAATTCACCAACGGTGCCACCGCCAGTGTCATGGCCTCGTTTTGTGTCGGGGACGGCAAACCCTACCAGGATGAAGTGGTCCTGAATTATGAACACGGCACGATCCGGCGACGGATGGTGCGCCTGGATGCCCCGGATATGGGGGAAGATTACGCGGTATTGGAATTGCAGTCCCCGAATGGCATGGCCCGTTTCCAGACGCCCCCGGGCGCCTACGCCGGTTGGTACCAATGGCAGGCCTTCGCCCGGGCCGTGCGCGGGGAGCCCGGCGTTCCGCCGCAGAACCGCGACGGGGTCCTCTATGGGCTGCAGCTTCTCGCCGCCATCGCCCGGGCCGGTCGGACCGGCCAGACAGAGAATGTGGAAATTCCGGCGCGGCCGGCCTATATTTACTCATGA
- a CDS encoding LacI family DNA-binding transcriptional regulator: MPRRSLVEMGFAKTEVNLAVIAKKLGVSASTVSRALRNSPSIHPTTRERVLEVARSLGYQVENRNKSPQANRTVLMLSQAGDASVDGAYLSGLSAASVEQNLTLISHHSRPEDCERLLDPQFQPNVLRSGEAQGVILLHRWPDSVVRYLADRIPVVTVVHTYPGVLLDCIGIQEREGMSLLVAHLVAQGARKIGFFGFCREVSWSRSRFGAYVEALAENGLPFQQDLVVETSLAETLDERQLADLAGASKVFQKMGEGVRHWVGASENLSQSIHGLALARGLSIPRDLALTGFHGASGSRAYGRPILTTTLSSSEELGAAALRRLVTRITNPNESRRTILLPCEFLQGESTLAT, translated from the coding sequence ATGCCGAGAAGATCATTGGTGGAAATGGGGTTTGCCAAGACCGAAGTCAACTTGGCGGTGATTGCCAAAAAACTGGGGGTTTCGGCCTCCACCGTTTCTCGGGCGCTGCGCAATTCCCCGAGCATCCACCCGACGACGCGGGAGCGGGTCCTGGAAGTGGCGCGCAGTCTGGGATACCAGGTGGAGAACCGGAACAAGTCGCCGCAGGCCAACCGCACCGTCCTGATGCTTTCCCAAGCGGGCGATGCCTCGGTGGACGGGGCCTATCTGTCCGGCTTGAGCGCGGCCTCGGTCGAGCAGAACCTCACCCTGATTTCACACCATTCGCGTCCGGAGGATTGCGAGCGGTTGCTGGACCCGCAGTTCCAGCCGAATGTCCTTCGCTCGGGAGAAGCCCAGGGGGTCATCCTCCTGCACCGCTGGCCTGACAGTGTGGTGCGTTACCTGGCCGATCGGATTCCGGTGGTGACCGTGGTCCATACCTATCCGGGCGTCCTGCTCGACTGCATCGGCATCCAAGAGCGTGAAGGCATGTCGCTTTTGGTGGCCCATCTGGTGGCCCAGGGGGCACGCAAAATCGGATTCTTCGGCTTTTGTCGCGAAGTCAGTTGGTCCCGGTCCCGTTTCGGGGCCTATGTCGAAGCGCTGGCCGAAAATGGGCTTCCTTTCCAGCAGGACCTGGTGGTCGAGACTTCGCTGGCGGAAACCCTGGACGAGAGGCAGTTGGCCGATTTGGCGGGGGCGTCGAAGGTCTTCCAAAAAATGGGGGAAGGGGTGCGCCACTGGGTGGGGGCGAGCGAAAATCTTTCCCAGTCGATCCACGGGCTGGCTTTGGCGCGCGGTCTTTCCATCCCGCGGGACCTGGCCCTGACCGGCTTCCATGGCGCTTCAGGATCAAGGGCCTACGGCAGGCCCATCCTGACCACCACCCTCTCCAGCTCGGAAGAATTGGGTGCAGCCGCCCTCCGTCGCTTGGTGACCCGGATCACCAACCCCAACGAGTCGCGACGCACCATCCTGCTCCCCTGTGAATTCCTGCAGGGCGAGAGCACCCTGGCGACCTAG
- a CDS encoding glycoside hydrolase family 52 protein — MNASDFYNTQHSPIGAFASFTLGAKGPRGGFGLEIGKPADEHVLIGLENREDDSFSYLPFCQEILDDSSNFDLATDPRQKAFRMDAFADEAITRTLTPATDTWVAGDLTFTIHTPVGEAPPPSAPRAVRELAYAPALAVEITVDNRQGRKPRRCFFGFQSNDPMRHMRRLDDTAPFPGLACGLTTAIASNTPGVWSAQAFTCEQILAGAHDFNRGWGLGRVGLLVGTTPAGKTRTFRFAVCFHRAGIVTTGMPASYHYYRFFKDLESVASYALKNFPALKNRGAAFNRRFLKSKLSPERKFMLAQALHSYYGSTQFLDIGKESMWIVNEGEYRMINTFDLTVDQLFLEMEFHPWTVANELDWFTKRYAYRDKVRLPGSEREFPGGLSFAHDMGMANHFSVPGRSVYEKAGLHGCFSHMTHEELVNWLVCGLVYQHHTGDKAWTRKNLPVFRDCLDSLLRRDHPDAARRDGLMSADSSRCQGGSEITTYDSLDVSLGQARNNLYLAVKTWGVYTGLEHFFARQKDPRRAALCREQALRAAATLTASADADGLLPAVINENVTSRIIPAIEGLVIPWSLGLKEALDPKGPHGPLLAALKRHLQGVLRPGLCRFPDGGWKISSTSDNSWLSKIYLCQFIAESILGLEPDREADRAHAAWLQDARNQYWAWSDQMVAGEAKASKYYPRGVTSILWMS; from the coding sequence ATGAACGCCTCCGACTTTTACAACACCCAACACAGTCCCATCGGCGCCTTCGCCAGCTTCACCCTCGGCGCCAAGGGCCCCCGCGGCGGCTTCGGACTGGAAATCGGCAAACCCGCCGACGAACACGTGCTCATCGGCTTGGAAAATCGTGAGGACGACAGTTTCTCCTACCTTCCTTTCTGCCAGGAAATCCTGGACGACAGTTCCAATTTCGACCTCGCCACCGATCCCCGCCAAAAAGCCTTCCGGATGGACGCCTTTGCCGACGAGGCCATCACCCGGACCCTGACCCCCGCCACCGACACCTGGGTGGCGGGCGACCTGACCTTCACCATCCACACCCCGGTCGGCGAGGCCCCCCCACCCTCGGCCCCGCGGGCGGTGCGTGAGCTGGCCTATGCCCCGGCCCTGGCCGTTGAAATCACCGTCGACAACCGCCAAGGCCGCAAGCCCCGCCGCTGCTTCTTCGGCTTCCAAAGCAACGACCCCATGCGCCACATGCGCCGCCTCGACGATACCGCCCCCTTCCCCGGCCTGGCCTGTGGGTTGACCACCGCCATCGCCAGCAACACCCCCGGCGTCTGGTCGGCCCAGGCCTTCACCTGCGAGCAGATCCTGGCCGGGGCCCACGACTTCAACCGCGGCTGGGGGCTCGGCCGCGTCGGCCTGCTCGTCGGCACCACCCCCGCCGGCAAGACCCGCACCTTCCGCTTCGCCGTCTGCTTCCACCGCGCGGGCATCGTCACCACCGGCATGCCCGCCAGCTACCACTACTACCGCTTCTTCAAGGACCTCGAGTCCGTGGCCTCCTACGCCCTGAAAAACTTCCCGGCCCTGAAGAACCGCGGGGCCGCCTTCAACCGCCGCTTCCTCAAATCCAAGCTTTCGCCCGAACGCAAGTTCATGCTCGCCCAGGCCCTGCACAGCTACTACGGCAGCACCCAGTTCCTCGATATCGGCAAGGAAAGCATGTGGATCGTCAACGAGGGCGAATACCGCATGATCAACACCTTCGACCTGACCGTCGACCAGCTCTTCCTGGAAATGGAATTCCATCCCTGGACGGTGGCCAACGAGCTCGATTGGTTCACCAAGCGCTACGCCTACCGCGACAAGGTCCGCCTGCCGGGCTCCGAACGGGAATTCCCCGGCGGCCTCAGCTTCGCCCACGACATGGGCATGGCCAACCACTTTTCCGTCCCCGGGCGCTCGGTCTACGAGAAAGCCGGCCTGCATGGCTGCTTCTCCCACATGACCCACGAGGAATTGGTCAATTGGCTGGTTTGCGGCCTGGTCTACCAACACCACACCGGCGACAAAGCCTGGACCCGCAAAAATCTCCCCGTTTTCCGCGACTGCCTCGACAGCCTGCTCCGTCGCGACCACCCCGATGCCGCCCGTCGCGACGGTCTCATGTCGGCCGACAGTTCGCGCTGCCAGGGCGGGAGTGAAATCACCACCTACGACAGCCTCGACGTCTCCCTCGGCCAGGCCCGCAACAACCTCTACCTCGCGGTCAAGACCTGGGGTGTTTACACCGGACTGGAGCACTTTTTTGCCCGGCAAAAGGATCCCCGTCGCGCCGCCCTCTGCCGTGAACAGGCCCTCCGCGCCGCCGCCACCCTCACCGCCTCGGCCGATGCCGACGGCCTGCTGCCCGCCGTCATCAACGAAAACGTCACCAGCCGGATCATCCCGGCCATCGAGGGTCTGGTCATCCCCTGGTCGCTCGGCCTGAAGGAAGCCCTCGACCCCAAGGGGCCCCACGGCCCGCTCCTGGCCGCCCTCAAGCGCCACCTCCAGGGCGTCCTGCGCCCGGGCCTTTGCCGGTTCCCCGACGGCGGATGGAAAATCAGTTCGACCAGCGACAACTCCTGGCTCAGCAAGATCTACCTCTGCCAGTTCATCGCCGAAAGCATCCTCGGCCTCGAACCCGACCGGGAAGCCGACCGGGCCCACGCCGCCTGGCTGCAGGACGCACGCAACCAGTATTGGGCCTGGAGCGACCAGATGGTCGCCGGCGAAGCCAAGGCGAGCAAATACTACCCGCGCGGCGTCACTTCCATCCTCTGGATGAGCTGA
- a CDS encoding Mur ligase family protein — protein sequence MPLALLDFSHRVDFGVQFNQFLWPVMEHVGRWYRGLTRKRQSVVVVVGSLGKTTTTRSLMQVLQGKTPHWIHAWDNCFSLVSFNLMRQGLWKRWAVLEVGIGRKGQMKRYVPLLQPDIVVVTAIASDHQRDLGGPEGVWQEKAEMVRALGADGWAVLNGDDANVLRMGTITRARIRTFGFHASCDVYAADQETGPEGSRFHLHAEGRTIPVRSRLIGCAAVRAQLAAVAVGRLCGLSFDAIKQRLETQEPTPGRMQPIVLQSGAIALCDDFKGSFETFHAALDVLSPIRGGNRVVVLGGLYQPPAPRLSRYIKIGQHLSESADRVILLGNHTGLYRRYLHGALKEKENGVTVARTVGEAVQQLRAELRAGDVVLLKGRGEQKLSRIAHELAGKKVDCRLAFCTFENVLCQDCPKLARG from the coding sequence TTGCCCCTTGCTCTCCTGGATTTTTCCCACCGGGTGGATTTCGGCGTCCAATTCAACCAGTTCCTCTGGCCGGTCATGGAGCACGTGGGGCGCTGGTATCGGGGCCTGACACGGAAACGACAGTCTGTCGTCGTGGTGGTCGGTTCCCTGGGAAAAACAACGACCACCCGATCCCTCATGCAAGTGCTCCAGGGCAAGACGCCCCATTGGATTCATGCCTGGGACAATTGCTTTTCCCTGGTCAGTTTCAACCTGATGCGCCAGGGCCTGTGGAAACGCTGGGCGGTTCTCGAGGTCGGGATCGGCCGGAAAGGCCAAATGAAACGCTATGTCCCGCTTTTGCAACCGGACATCGTGGTCGTTACGGCAATCGCCTCGGACCATCAGCGTGATCTGGGCGGCCCGGAGGGCGTGTGGCAGGAGAAGGCCGAAATGGTCCGGGCCCTCGGGGCGGACGGATGGGCCGTGCTCAACGGCGATGACGCGAATGTCCTGCGCATGGGCACGATCACCCGGGCGCGGATCCGCACCTTCGGGTTCCATGCATCCTGCGACGTTTATGCCGCGGATCAGGAGACCGGTCCCGAGGGCAGCCGGTTTCACCTGCACGCCGAGGGCCGGACGATTCCCGTCCGCAGCCGTTTGATCGGGTGCGCGGCCGTCCGGGCCCAACTGGCGGCCGTCGCGGTGGGGCGGCTGTGCGGCCTGTCATTTGACGCGATCAAGCAAAGGCTGGAGACGCAGGAGCCGACCCCGGGGCGGATGCAGCCCATCGTGCTCCAGAGCGGCGCGATCGCGCTGTGCGACGACTTCAAGGGAAGCTTCGAAACCTTTCATGCGGCGTTGGATGTGCTGTCGCCGATCCGTGGAGGAAATCGGGTGGTGGTTTTGGGCGGACTCTACCAACCTCCAGCCCCCCGCCTTTCACGCTACATCAAGATCGGCCAACATCTGTCGGAATCAGCCGACCGGGTGATCCTGCTGGGAAACCACACCGGCCTTTACCGGAGATACCTGCATGGGGCCCTGAAAGAAAAGGAAAACGGGGTGACCGTGGCCCGGACCGTTGGAGAAGCCGTGCAGCAACTAAGGGCCGAACTCCGGGCGGGCGATGTGGTGCTGCTCAAAGGGCGGGGCGAGCAGAAACTCTCCCGGATCGCCCACGAACTGGCCGGGAAGAAAGTGGATTGCCGACTGGCTTTCTGCACCTTTGAGAATGTGCTTTGTCAGGATTGCCCTAAGTTGGCCAGAGGCTAA
- a CDS encoding AAA-like domain-containing protein: MNITLSLRAVFVFDNIDQYVDVYRAKAVEAMNLLIEGAAKNAGTSKYVFTCRPKLLYEQPTFLQLELHGLTVAEAQLLFAARGLTVEPKHINEVHDLTQGHPLWINLIAMQVLTNRVELVDLIRRIRAGKDAGLPNAMLQEIWRSLKPKHQKLLRYLAEMVRPETEREIAQCVALELNSNQFTKALRQLTALDLVVVKTPSSAPDTIELHPLLREFVRRQFSQSERSPYISAILLFFDQMIVKLRPTLGQDVSYEVLQNWTAKVELLINSGEVLKALLALEEIRKPLLRNGYAEEFVKWASALYANIDLSLPAGADQKIQDDVLIELVEALTQLGRFADAEEFIVRFERGVAGATARYVAACGMRTYMYWTRGEFELAKEWGKRGVEVKTAGNLDTRHDCEHNLALAQRDSGEVEQALIYFLGATSLEDVINPLVIDRERGGSFYGNIGRCLFFKGDNTWAETCLIKSAWCLEKAKDQLVLINQGWVAAWLGELFEKHNSDLAYIFYRRAALKWKLTSPQRFERAVASQQRLSNRVSVDYLELLDWQIDRKYCDWLNKARQFPAD; this comes from the coding sequence TTGAACATTACCCTATCATTACGGGCGGTGTTTGTGTTTGATAACATTGATCAATATGTAGATGTTTATCGCGCAAAAGCAGTAGAGGCAATGAATTTACTAATTGAGGGTGCTGCGAAAAACGCTGGCACGTCAAAGTACGTATTCACTTGTAGACCAAAGTTACTTTATGAGCAACCAACATTTTTGCAATTAGAGTTACATGGCCTAACTGTTGCTGAAGCTCAACTGTTATTCGCTGCTCGGGGTCTTACCGTAGAACCAAAACATATAAATGAGGTTCACGATTTAACTCAAGGGCACCCTTTATGGATAAACCTAATCGCGATGCAGGTTCTGACAAATAGAGTTGAACTCGTCGATTTGATTAGACGTATTCGCGCAGGCAAAGATGCTGGACTTCCAAACGCAATGCTCCAAGAGATATGGCGTTCTTTGAAACCGAAGCATCAAAAGCTTTTACGTTACTTAGCCGAAATGGTGCGACCCGAGACTGAAAGAGAAATCGCTCAATGCGTTGCACTGGAGTTGAATTCTAATCAGTTCACTAAGGCTCTTCGTCAATTAACTGCACTAGATCTGGTTGTTGTGAAAACACCGTCAAGTGCTCCAGATACTATTGAATTACACCCGCTATTGAGAGAATTTGTTCGAAGACAATTTTCACAGTCTGAGCGAAGCCCTTATATTTCTGCGATCCTATTGTTTTTTGATCAGATGATTGTGAAGCTCCGCCCTACTTTGGGTCAGGACGTTTCATATGAAGTTTTACAAAACTGGACGGCTAAAGTAGAGTTGTTAATCAATAGTGGAGAAGTGCTTAAGGCCTTGTTGGCTTTAGAAGAAATTAGGAAGCCTCTACTCCGTAATGGATATGCAGAAGAGTTTGTAAAATGGGCCAGTGCTTTATATGCCAACATTGACCTTAGTTTACCAGCTGGAGCCGATCAGAAGATTCAGGACGATGTATTGATTGAATTGGTGGAAGCGCTTACACAGTTAGGTAGATTTGCTGATGCTGAGGAATTTATAGTTAGATTTGAGCGGGGCGTAGCAGGAGCAACTGCGCGTTATGTAGCTGCATGTGGCATGCGCACATATATGTATTGGACGCGCGGGGAATTTGAGCTTGCAAAAGAATGGGGGAAGCGTGGGGTTGAAGTGAAAACAGCTGGCAATCTAGATACCCGTCACGATTGTGAGCACAACCTTGCATTGGCGCAACGTGACTCGGGAGAGGTTGAGCAGGCTTTGATTTATTTTCTCGGCGCTACCAGTCTTGAAGATGTTATCAATCCACTTGTAATTGATAGAGAACGAGGTGGTTCTTTTTATGGTAATATTGGGCGATGTTTATTCTTCAAGGGCGACAATACTTGGGCTGAGACGTGTTTGATTAAGTCTGCTTGGTGCCTCGAAAAGGCAAAAGACCAGTTGGTGCTCATCAATCAGGGGTGGGTTGCGGCTTGGCTTGGGGAGCTTTTTGAGAAGCATAATTCTGATTTAGCTTACATCTTTTATCGACGAGCAGCATTAAAGTGGAAGTTGACTTCTCCTCAGCGCTTTGAACGTGCCGTAGCTTCACAGCAAAGGCTTTCAAATAGAGTCAGTGTGGATTACCTTGAACTTCTCGACTGGCAAATAGATAGAAAGTATTGCGATTGGTTAAATAAGGCGCGTCAGTTTCCGGCTGATTGA
- a CDS encoding SIR2 family protein, with amino-acid sequence MWAEIPVTLPATLVERLRSNRVLPFIGAGVSMAVKAAGNSEPLFPSWRTLLERAAGRLDREQKPAYAGVVRNLLAIDKPDFLDAAKRAKEGLGPVWFDFLKEQFDHQREAASDETLTLARAVWTLGSNLIVTTNYDRVLRWSCAKQDDVGLWNIEAPAEQAAAIRDGLKRPVIWHLHGSIDDASNIILTPDGYDRLYPTSTTQNRFTAAQETLRTLLATHSFLFIGYSLNDHAFGLQLKAISDMFVGANGPHYALVHSSSVETVKAQRLPGIELIEFAEYGPGLESLVQTLGKESTENTHGIIVTSDHDENEASVVLLNNTTDAFEGTSDTPPPTTHWVGREEELRLLRSIDSKVVAVTGIGGQGKSTLVARYLAEVEKEGVFWDWRDCKEESNTLHT; translated from the coding sequence TTGTGGGCTGAAATACCTGTGACTCTTCCCGCCACACTAGTCGAACGATTGCGTTCGAACCGTGTTCTGCCATTTATTGGGGCCGGCGTTTCGATGGCTGTGAAAGCAGCTGGCAATAGTGAGCCGCTATTCCCTAGTTGGCGCACGTTATTAGAACGTGCCGCCGGAAGACTCGATCGCGAGCAAAAGCCTGCTTACGCTGGAGTTGTACGTAATCTACTTGCGATTGATAAGCCTGACTTCCTAGATGCCGCGAAGCGCGCTAAAGAGGGACTTGGACCAGTGTGGTTTGATTTTTTAAAAGAGCAATTTGATCATCAACGAGAGGCAGCATCGGACGAAACTCTTACGCTTGCTCGAGCAGTTTGGACACTTGGAAGCAATTTAATCGTAACCACTAATTATGATAGGGTACTTCGTTGGTCCTGCGCAAAGCAAGATGATGTAGGGCTTTGGAATATCGAAGCGCCAGCGGAACAAGCTGCTGCAATCCGCGACGGGTTAAAGCGCCCTGTGATTTGGCATTTGCACGGGAGCATAGATGACGCATCAAATATTATTCTAACACCTGACGGATATGATCGTCTCTATCCTACCTCAACTACACAAAATAGATTTACTGCTGCTCAAGAGACCCTGCGTACACTTTTAGCAACTCATTCTTTCTTGTTTATTGGATATAGCTTAAACGATCATGCTTTCGGTCTTCAACTTAAAGCAATTAGCGACATGTTTGTCGGCGCGAATGGCCCTCATTATGCTCTTGTCCACTCGAGCAGCGTAGAAACTGTGAAAGCACAAAGACTACCTGGTATCGAGCTCATCGAATTCGCCGAGTACGGGCCAGGGCTCGAAAGTTTAGTCCAAACGTTAGGAAAAGAATCTACTGAAAATACTCATGGAATCATTGTTACGTCAGATCATGATGAAAATGAAGCCTCTGTAGTTTTGCTCAACAATACTACAGACGCTTTCGAAGGAACGTCAGACACCCCGCCTCCTACTACTCATTGGGTGGGGCGAGAAGAAGAGTTGCGACTTTTAAGAAGTATAGATTCTAAAGTTGTTGCTGTTACTGGCATCGGAGGTCAAGGCAAATCTACATTGGTAGCTAGATATTTAGCAGAAGTTGAGAAAGAAGGAGTATTCTGGGATTGGCGTGATTGCAAAGAGGAAAGCAACACCCTGCATACGTAA
- a CDS encoding type II toxin-antitoxin system prevent-host-death family antitoxin yields MKATLAEPEIVTRKGKPVSVIIPIKDYKELLERAEDVADVAYLKRARKKGLAYRPLEDYLAGHKRK; encoded by the coding sequence ATGAAAGCGACTTTGGCCGAACCCGAAATCGTCACACGGAAAGGAAAGCCCGTTTCCGTCATCATCCCCATCAAGGATTATAAAGAACTGTTGGAACGGGCGGAGGATGTGGCTGACGTGGCCTACCTGAAGCGCGCCCGCAAGAAGGGGCTCGCCTATCGTCCCCTGGAAGATTATCTGGCCGGACATAAACGCAAGTGA